From one Amaranthus tricolor cultivar Red isolate AtriRed21 chromosome 17, ASM2621246v1, whole genome shotgun sequence genomic stretch:
- the LOC130804830 gene encoding LOW QUALITY PROTEIN: putative pentatricopeptide repeat-containing protein At1g12700, mitochondrial (The sequence of the model RefSeq protein was modified relative to this genomic sequence to represent the inferred CDS: inserted 2 bases in 2 codons; deleted 3 bases in 3 codons; substituted 2 bases at 2 genomic stop codons), protein MKNSQLFLKSARQQCKLGFSNLNLPISLFNQMISLRSLPSRIDFIHVFTAIXQTIISLFRQLELSGIRPDIYLLTILTNCYCHLDCVDLGFSLMGRLIKEGNRREYILFNVLINGFVHCDRFPLAVQLFDKIVKLGFQPXIFTYNAIAKGFCRIGNNAGALDLFTKMQSGFHKPDIFTYNTIIDSLCKDGLLKKALDLFSGMKSKGIGPNVVTYTSLFRGLYSHGLQDDVKGVFFEMLESNIMPNSHTFNVLVDMFCKDGSVEEAERVMKHMIERGVGPDIFTYNAXLDGYCLRGQMEDAEKLLDCVAQNGCKPNIVSFNNMINGYCKARNIDEAITMFQQLYQKGIIPSVFTYSTLIDGLAKLIRLPLARILFKEMKDYGIPPSIVTYASLLDGLCRSVRLDEAVSLLEDMEDHILMDSXCESGRLEDVAHFFSDLLSKGLLPDCKTYNIMIKGFCKKGVMSEAIELVFKMEEQGCFPDSVTYNLIVRGFLQNNDFPNASYYCDEMVSKGFEADVKTSSLFISLLPQGNKDLLQKFIK, encoded by the exons ATGAAAAACTCTCAATTGTTTCTCAAATCAGCCAGACAACAATGCAAGTTAGGGTTTTCAAATCTCAATTTACCCATTTCCCTCTTCAATCAAATGATCTCATTGCGTTCTCTCCCTTCCCGTATCGATTTCATTCATGTTTTTACTGCCA TCCAAACTATCATTTCTCTTTTCAGGCAGCTTGAATTATCTGGTATTCGACccgatatttatttattaactaTTCTTACTAATTGTTATTGTCATTTGGATTGCGTCGATTTAGGGTTTTCACTAATGG GAAGGTTAATAAAGGAGGGA aatcggagggagtatatactTTTTAACGTATTAATCAATGGGTTTGTTCACTGTGATCGGTTCCCTCTAGCTGTTCAATTGTTCGATAAAAttgtcaaacttggttttcaaC GCATTTTCACCTATAATGCAATTGCCAAAGGGTTTTGTAGGATTGGAAATAATGCTGGTGCTCTCGACTTGTTTACCAAAATGCAATCGGGTTTTCACAAACCCGATATCTTTACATATAACACCATTATTGACAGTTTGTGTAAGGATGGATTGTTAAAAAAGGCCTTGGACTTATTTTCTGGTATGAAAAGTAAAGGAATTGGACCAAATGTTGTTACTTATACCTCTTTGTTTCGAGGTCTTTATAGTCATGGGTTGCAGGACGATGTCAAGGGCGTGTTCTTTGAGATGTTAGAAAGCAATATTATGCCAAATTCTCATACCTTTAACGTACTTGTTGACATGTTTTGTAAAGATGGGAGTGTTGAGGAAGCGGAGAGGGTTATGAAGCATATGATTGAGAGAGGAGTAGGCCCTGATATTTTTACTTATAATGCTTGACTTGATGGTTATTGTTTGCGTGGTCAGATGGAAGACGCAGAAAAGTTGCTTGATTGTGTGGCTCAAAATGGTTGCAAGCCTAATATTGTTAGTTTTAATAATATGATTAATGGATATTGCAAGGCAAGAAACATTGATGAGGCCATAACCATGTTCCAACAATTATATCAGAAAGGTATTATT CCTTCTGTTTTTACCTATTCTACTCTTATTGATGGACTT GCAAAGCTAATAAGACTCCCACTTGCACGTATTCTATTCAAAGAAATGAAAGATTATGGAATTCCTCCGAGTATTGTCACCTATGCTTCATTGCTTGACGGCCTATGCAGAAGTGTGCGATTGGATGAGGCAGTGTCATTACTTGAAGATATGGAGGATCATATCCTGATGGATAGCTAGTGCGAGTCTGGGCGACTTGAAGATGTAGCG CATTTCTTCTCCGATCTGTTATCGAAAGGTCTGCTACCTGATTGTAAAACATACAATATAATGATCAAAGGGTTCTGCAAAAAGGGTGTTatgagtgaagctattgagcTAGTTTTTAAAATGGAAGAACAGGGCTGTTTTCCTGATAGTGTAACCTATAATCTTATTGTTAGAGGATTTCTTCAAAATAATGATTTTCCGAATGCATCATactattgtgatgaaatggttagcaaGGGATTTGAAGCTGATGTCAAGACATCATCATTGTTTATTAGCCTTTTGCCTCAGGGGAACAAGGATTTGCTGCAAAAGT